AATAATGACCTAAGTCTTTTTACTTCACAGTCGTAGAAGCTAACAAAAAAAGAAGCTAACTCCCCCATTAGTGTCTCATTTGGGTTAGTAAGATCTATTGTGGTTTTTATGAAGAATGTATTCTCAAGTTTTATTTCACTTTGTTGGGACAGTTCTTTTGTCACGTCGTTCTTTATTTTTGTTACGTCATTTCCATCTATACTTTTTAATAAGACACTTTCTAGATTTGTATGTAGCTTTGTTGTATCCTTTAGAGCAACATTTGAAACGATTGCAAGTTTGATCTCATCCTGTTCCACACCACTTCTATCATATTTAAGTAAATAAAGCTTTCCTAATACCGATTGCCCTACATCATTTTTTTTAAGAAGTTTGTTTATAGTATAGTTTCCTGTATTGCTAGTCTTTAACTGATAAAATTCAAAATTGCTATTCGGAAGATGAATTTCAATATCACATTTATAGTCGAATAAGATAATAAATTCATTATTGTTCTTAAGTAATTCTAATACTTTTTTTAGTCCCCATAACATTTCTATTCTAAATCTATTTTTTGCCATAGATCCTGATAAGTCGTAAGGCAAGTTCATGTAATCCGGAACAGACAATTGTTTCCCTCCATTCATTGAGAAGTACTTTTATGTTTATAACAAAATTATTATACAACATTTTTGACTTAATTCCCTTTAAATTGCTATGCATCAGGATTATTTGTTCGAACTCTCCTCGCTTAATTCTCAAGTTGAGTTTTTCTACTAGATTAAAGCTAGCCATAATTATTATGAATATAATTTATAATTGCTGTATTTATCTAAAGTGTGTCTTCAAACTATCAAATGGTAATACATAGGTTAAACATATTAGATGAAGACACGATAATAAATCAAAAAGGTTAGGTGGCAGCGGGTCTAAGAACTGTTTCCACCTGAACGAACACAGCAAGGAGGACCTCACGCATTGGACAGCCGAATCATGTTAAATACAATGCTTTAGGTTGCAAATTTTAGGCACCCCATGGTGTACTCTATCTGAACACTTTCCGCATTGAAAAATCTTCTACACCCGCGTTCTACACTAGCAGAAAGTGGGAATTTGGGATGAGGTGCTAAAGTATGTCTCCATAGATGCGGATGAGGAAAGCGTCATAAATGATGATACGATTGTTTGCGTCCAACAGCATAGGATCGGTTCAAAAAAAAGGGGGGGGAACATGCAATCGTTCCCTCGGCGTACTAAGCACCAAAATCCATGTCGTAGTTGATGCCCCGCTTCGTTTCGAATTAATAGGTGGTGAAGCTCGCCGTTCAGGGCTATGACTTCTACAACCTATGAAACTGACTATGAAACAAGTATTGGCTGATCGAGCGTATTATACGAATGCGATCCTATCGCTGCTCGGCGAACAAAAAGCTATCTCGATGATTCCAAGCAAGAAGAATCGTTAAGAGATTCAACTTATGATTGAGTAGTCTACAGAGAACGTCATTTTGCGGATTACTTTTTCAACAAAGTAAAAAACGTCTGAGAACTCAATTTAAATTAGCATGTACGTTCAAAGCCTTTTAATTCTGGCGTCCTTTATGATTTGGCTTTCCTGAGTTTGAAGACACGCCCTAAACCATCAGATACCAAATAGACAAGGATTCTTTTGAAGCAATTTCAAATTCTTGTGTCTCCATTGTCTTACTTTTAGCATAAACTTTAACATTAAAATTTTTGAAAAAATCAATTAAACCATGATTTCCCCTTAACCCATTCCTTATAATTGAATAGATAAATCAATTATTCTTCAACTTCAAAATCAAACCTAAAAACTAAATGATCCAAATTCTCAATTTTCACACTAATAACTTCAAATTCATTGCCTTTACCAGTTACTTTTTCAAAGGTAGGATATACTCCAACAAAATAACATCTAATTTCTCCATTAAAAGTTGTAAGTTTATCTAGCACTTCGAGTAGCTGATTTTTCTTGTTATATGATTGAATCAAATCAGAGTTAAGATATATGGTTATTTCTAATCCCTTTTCATTAACCCGAACTTTCTTTTTGAATTTAACTCTATAATTATTTCCGTATTTTTTTAATTTCGTAACTTCTCCCCAATAAATAAGTCCTTCTTCATCTAAAAAATATTCGCATTTTTTAAAAAATGAAGAATATGACTTCTTCTTCCCATTTATAGTAAGAGTCTCTGTT
This Paenibacillus xylanexedens DNA region includes the following protein-coding sequences:
- a CDS encoding dsDNA nuclease domain-containing protein, with the translated sequence MSVPDYMNLPYDLSGSMAKNRFRIEMLWGLKKVLELLKNNNEFIILFDYKCDIEIHLPNSNFEFYQLKTSNTGNYTINKLLKKNDVGQSVLGKLYLLKYDRSGVEQDEIKLAIVSNVALKDTTKLHTNLESVLLKSIDGNDVTKIKNDVTKELSQQSEIKLENTFFIKTTIDLTNPNETLMGELASFFVSFYDCEVKRLRSLFSTLQTIITDKASYEFELLTYDDLIIKKGVTKKDFEKIFQSHMDNSDTALEKSSAYIESEYKAFFGMRVKLSKALKQVFFSLKISKPLQLIENKIAKFILENIHYLNGTDKEIIGFISERFMNEKPLEVENQEFEMLILLILKKFEEGLYEQLNH